In Zingiber officinale cultivar Zhangliang chromosome 1A, Zo_v1.1, whole genome shotgun sequence, a genomic segment contains:
- the LOC122000229 gene encoding uncharacterized protein LOC122000229, with product MVNKRKQKLIQNIRGQELRDNDLQDKHESHDITSNSQLDTQNGALELDQNEEFTEEMLTSQRQQNRHGRTVMRDVHALDPDDVLVVQFNERGQPYGDIQPVLANFVGTIARNGKLLPLSFLDWRKMPKKCLNDAWRKVTAHFDIPDHHRDIIMQMMGAAWRRWRTEIKAKFYDPNTPLDELVSIRPVPQKLTPEVWEALCHY from the exons ATGGTGAATAAAAGAAAGCAAAAGTTGATTCAAAATATCAGAGGACAAGAATTGAGAGACAATGATCTTCAAGATAAACATGAATCACATGATATAACATCAAATTCACAATTGGATACACAAAATGGTGCACTGGAACTAGATCAAAATGAGGAGTTTACTGAGGAGATGCTTACGTCTCAAAGGCAACAAAATAGACATGGGAGGACAGTGATGAGGGATGTGCATGCATTAGATCCTGATGACGTACTTGTAGTGCAATTTAATGAAAGAGGCCAGCCTTATGGGGATATACAACCAGTTCTTGCCAATTTTGTGGGTACTATTGCTAGAAATGGGAAATTGTTGCCCCTTAGTTTTCTTGATTGGAGAAAGATGCccaaaaaatgcttgaatgatgCATGGAGAAAAGTGACT GCACATTTTGATATTCCCGATCACCATCGAGATATTATTATGCAAATGATGGGGGCAGCATGGAGGCGATGGAGGACTGAAATCAAAGCTAAGTTTTATGATCCGAATACTCCATTGGATGAGCTTGTTTCCATTCGTCCAGTTCCTCAAAAGTTGACTCCTGAAGTTTGGGAAGCATTGTGCCATTACTAG